In Paraburkholderia sprentiae WSM5005, a genomic segment contains:
- a CDS encoding DUF3311 domain-containing protein — protein METSPSAGRSWLWLILLIPYVALLWLPFYNDTHPPLAGFPFFYWYQFLWVPLTSLLIYIVYRGLK, from the coding sequence GTGGAGACCTCCCCCTCGGCCGGCCGTTCATGGCTCTGGCTCATTCTGCTGATTCCTTATGTCGCGCTGCTGTGGCTGCCGTTCTATAACGACACGCATCCGCCGCTTGCGGGCTTTCCGTTCTTCTACTGGTATCAGTTTCTGTGGGTGCCGTTGACCTCGCTGCTGATTTACATCGTGTATCGAGGTCTCAAATGA
- a CDS encoding arylsulfatase, which produces MTTVRFHRTCYRPSLRHGLIGAAVASLVTLASCGDDSLPSPAAASSAVPASTAVVAQKRPNILYIMADDLGYSDIHAFGGEINTPNLDALVQSGRILTNHHTGTVCAITRSMLISGTDHHLVGEGTMGVPTDERKGLPGYEGYLNDRALSVAQLLKDGGYHTYMAGKWHIGSGIVGSATGSGQTPDQWGFEHSYALLGGAATNHFAHEPAGSRNYTEDGKYVQPGQPGQPGGAGGSPAVFYSTDFYTQRLISYIDSNKGDGKPFFAYAAYTSPHWPLQVPDPYLHNYVGQYNAGYDAIRDARIARQKALGIIAQDFVPYGGASETLVASPATASNGTASAKCVSAVHSAAQGYTDYGPGNVNKKWESLSPAEKKAQARYMEIYAGMVENLDHNIGLLVQHLKDIGEYDNTFIMFQSDNGAEGWPIDSGADPTATDTANAADPTYSKLGTDNGQQNAQRLQYGLRWAEVSATPFRLTKGYSGEGGVSTPLIVHLPGQTSQQPTLREFTHVTDNTATFLAIAQIPAPSTPAPALINTLTGVDQNKGKVIYNNRYVYPITGQSLLPLLEDRSTAPVHSASFGDEAYGRGYLRSADGRWKALWTEPPLGPVDGHWQLYDISADRGETQDLSAQNPSIIDGLVQQWNDYMTRVGGVEPLRPRGYY; this is translated from the coding sequence ATGACAACAGTCCGATTCCACCGTACCTGTTATCGCCCCTCGTTGCGTCATGGCCTGATCGGCGCGGCCGTCGCGAGCCTCGTCACGCTCGCCTCGTGCGGCGACGACAGTCTGCCGAGCCCGGCCGCCGCGTCGAGCGCCGTGCCCGCGTCGACGGCGGTCGTCGCGCAGAAGCGGCCTAACATCCTCTACATCATGGCCGACGACCTCGGCTACTCCGACATTCACGCGTTCGGCGGCGAAATCAACACGCCCAATCTCGATGCGCTCGTGCAAAGCGGCCGCATCCTGACCAATCACCACACGGGCACCGTCTGCGCGATCACGCGTTCGATGCTGATCTCGGGCACCGATCACCATCTGGTCGGCGAAGGCACGATGGGCGTGCCGACGGACGAACGCAAGGGACTGCCAGGCTATGAAGGCTATCTGAACGATCGCGCGCTATCGGTTGCGCAGTTGCTGAAGGACGGCGGCTATCACACGTACATGGCCGGCAAGTGGCACATCGGCTCGGGCATCGTCGGCAGCGCGACGGGCAGCGGGCAGACGCCGGACCAATGGGGTTTCGAGCACAGCTATGCGTTGCTCGGCGGCGCCGCGACCAATCACTTCGCGCACGAACCGGCCGGCTCGCGGAATTACACCGAAGACGGCAAGTACGTGCAGCCGGGCCAACCCGGACAACCCGGCGGCGCGGGCGGCAGCCCGGCCGTGTTCTATTCGACCGACTTCTACACGCAGCGCCTGATCTCGTACATCGATTCGAACAAGGGCGACGGCAAGCCGTTCTTCGCGTACGCGGCGTACACGTCACCGCACTGGCCGCTGCAGGTGCCCGATCCTTATCTGCACAATTACGTCGGCCAATACAATGCCGGCTACGATGCGATCCGCGATGCGCGCATCGCCCGACAAAAAGCGCTCGGCATCATTGCCCAGGACTTCGTGCCGTACGGCGGCGCATCGGAGACGCTGGTCGCGAGCCCGGCCACGGCGAGCAACGGCACCGCGAGCGCGAAATGCGTGAGCGCCGTGCACAGTGCCGCGCAGGGCTACACCGATTACGGCCCCGGCAATGTGAACAAGAAGTGGGAGAGCCTGTCGCCGGCCGAGAAGAAAGCGCAGGCGCGTTACATGGAAATCTACGCGGGCATGGTCGAAAACCTCGATCACAACATTGGCCTGCTGGTCCAGCATCTGAAGGACATCGGCGAATACGACAACACGTTCATCATGTTCCAGTCCGATAACGGCGCCGAAGGCTGGCCGATCGATTCCGGCGCGGACCCGACCGCCACCGACACCGCGAACGCGGCCGACCCCACCTACTCGAAACTCGGCACCGACAACGGCCAGCAAAACGCGCAACGTCTGCAATACGGTTTGCGTTGGGCCGAAGTCAGCGCGACGCCGTTCCGCTTGACCAAGGGTTATTCGGGTGAAGGCGGTGTATCGACACCGTTGATCGTGCATCTGCCGGGCCAGACTTCGCAGCAGCCGACGCTGCGCGAATTCACCCACGTGACGGATAACACCGCGACGTTCCTCGCGATCGCGCAAATTCCAGCGCCGAGCACGCCCGCGCCCGCGTTGATCAACACACTGACCGGCGTCGATCAGAACAAGGGCAAGGTGATCTACAACAATCGCTACGTGTATCCGATCACCGGACAATCGCTGTTGCCGCTGCTCGAAGATCGGAGCACAGCGCCGGTGCATAGCGCGTCGTTCGGCGACGAAGCCTACGGGCGCGGCTATCTGCGCAGCGCCGACGGCCGCTGGAAAGCCCTGTGGACCGAACCGCCGCTCGGCCCCGTCGACGGTCATTGGCAGCTGTACGACATCAGCGCCGATCGCGGCGAAACGCAGGACCTGTCGGCGCAGAACCCGTCGATCATCGATGGGCTCGTGCAGCAGTGGAACGACTATATGACGCGCGTGGGCGGCGTCGAGCCGTTGCGTCCGCGCGGTTACTACTGA
- a CDS encoding response regulator: MNDMTSPSIARLLLVDDHPLVRDGLRARLEAVRHFEVVGEAGDAQQALALAERQSPHLALMDVGMKSGMNGIALAGLFHERFPAIRVLMLSMHDNLEYVTQAVRAGASGYVLKDSPALEIIQAIGAVLDGKTFFSAELSARLIQASATQSPVERLTPRERDILDALAEGLSSKQIAQRNDLSVRTVETHRLNLKRKLDIEGQAELIKFAVEHRRARR, translated from the coding sequence ATGAACGACATGACCTCACCTTCGATCGCGCGTCTGCTGCTCGTCGACGATCATCCGCTCGTGCGCGACGGTCTGCGCGCACGCCTCGAAGCGGTCCGCCATTTCGAAGTGGTCGGCGAAGCGGGCGACGCGCAGCAAGCGCTCGCACTGGCCGAACGACAGTCGCCGCATCTCGCGCTGATGGATGTCGGCATGAAAAGCGGCATGAACGGCATTGCGTTGGCCGGCCTGTTTCACGAGCGGTTTCCGGCCATTCGCGTGCTGATGCTGTCGATGCACGACAACCTCGAATACGTGACGCAGGCGGTGCGCGCGGGTGCGAGCGGCTACGTACTGAAGGATTCGCCGGCGCTCGAAATCATTCAGGCGATCGGCGCGGTGCTCGACGGCAAGACGTTCTTCAGCGCGGAGCTGAGCGCGCGGCTGATCCAGGCGTCGGCGACGCAATCGCCGGTGGAACGTTTGACGCCGCGCGAGCGCGACATTCTCGATGCGCTCGCCGAAGGTCTGTCGAGCAAGCAGATCGCGCAGCGCAACGATCTGTCGGTGCGGACCGTGGAGACGCATCGGCTGAATCTGAAGCGCAAGCTCGATATCGAAGGGCAGGCCGAGTTGATCAAGTTCGCGGTCGAGCATCGGCGCGCGAGGCGTTGA
- a CDS encoding NAD(P)/FAD-dependent oxidoreductase, with the protein MKFDTVVLGAGIVGVCVAVHLQKRGRAVALIDRKEPGNETSFGNAGLIQREGVYPYAFPRGLGTLLRYARNQSPDVRYHADAMLQVAPFLWRYWRNSHPAKHAQIAKSYATLIEHCVSEHRALAANAGVGALLRPIGWIKVFRHAAARDAEITLAEQWHREYGVEFETLDASRLQQLEPDLDKRLQGGLRYPQSDSVSDPNALVTAYARYFEALGGRFFIGDADTLREGWQVDTRDGAITAASAVLALGPWSESASTRLGYRLPLAVKRGYHMHYAPRRSARLNHPILDVEHGYVLAPMARGIRLTTGAEIARFDAAKTPVQLDAVEPIARTLFPLGERLDAEPWMGRRPCTPDMMPIIGPAIRHQGLWFAFGHAHHGLTLGPVTGRLIAEMMTGEQTLVDPRPFRVDRF; encoded by the coding sequence ATGAAATTCGATACCGTGGTGCTCGGCGCCGGCATTGTCGGGGTGTGCGTCGCCGTGCATCTGCAGAAACGCGGGCGCGCCGTTGCGCTGATCGACCGCAAAGAGCCGGGCAACGAGACGTCGTTCGGCAACGCCGGGCTGATCCAGCGCGAGGGCGTCTATCCATACGCGTTTCCGCGCGGGCTCGGCACCCTGCTGCGCTACGCTCGTAACCAGTCGCCCGACGTGCGCTATCACGCCGACGCGATGCTCCAGGTCGCGCCGTTTCTGTGGCGTTACTGGCGCAATTCGCATCCGGCGAAGCATGCGCAAATCGCGAAGTCGTACGCGACGCTGATCGAGCATTGCGTCAGCGAACATCGCGCGCTCGCCGCGAACGCTGGGGTGGGCGCGCTGCTGCGGCCGATCGGCTGGATCAAGGTGTTTCGCCACGCCGCCGCACGCGACGCCGAAATCACGCTCGCCGAGCAATGGCATCGCGAGTACGGCGTCGAGTTCGAAACGCTCGACGCATCGCGCCTGCAACAACTGGAACCCGATCTCGACAAACGCCTGCAAGGCGGCTTGCGCTATCCGCAATCCGATTCGGTCAGCGATCCGAACGCGCTCGTCACCGCCTACGCGCGGTACTTCGAAGCGCTGGGCGGACGGTTCTTCATCGGCGATGCCGATACGCTGCGCGAAGGCTGGCAAGTCGATACACGAGACGGAGCCATCACGGCCGCGTCGGCGGTGCTCGCGCTCGGACCGTGGTCGGAGAGCGCGAGCACCCGGCTCGGGTATCGGCTGCCGCTCGCGGTCAAGCGCGGCTATCACATGCACTACGCGCCGCGCCGGAGCGCGCGGCTCAATCATCCGATTCTCGACGTCGAGCACGGCTATGTGCTCGCGCCGATGGCGCGCGGCATCCGTTTGACCACGGGCGCCGAAATCGCGCGGTTCGACGCGGCCAAGACGCCGGTACAGCTCGATGCGGTCGAGCCGATCGCGCGCACCCTGTTTCCGCTCGGCGAACGTCTGGACGCCGAACCGTGGATGGGACGCCGCCCGTGCACGCCGGACATGATGCCGATCATCGGGCCCGCTATCCGACATCAAGGACTGTGGTTCGCGTTCGGGCATGCGCATCATGGTTTGACGCTCGGACCGGTGACGGGACGGCTGATCGCCGAAATGATGACCGGCGAGCAAACGCTGGTCGATCCGCGGCCGTTCAGGGTCGACCGGTTTTAG
- a CDS encoding OmpA family protein — MSEELDGGVETAAPIWAAFGDLMSVLLGAFVLILVSVIGVQLELSSKLEQEVKQRQAETQRRKTLEQALAGPLAAGRVTLVNGRIGISGNVLFPLNSAQLQPEGRALLKSLAGPLSAYLRASDQILMVSGFTDDQRLREGNRRFADNWELSAQRALTVTRTLIDEGLPASSVFAAAFGSGQPVSSNADEPGRAKNRRVEIAPVPRPSSGAVAEKAGV, encoded by the coding sequence ATGAGCGAGGAACTCGACGGCGGCGTGGAAACGGCTGCGCCGATCTGGGCCGCTTTCGGCGATCTGATGTCGGTGTTGCTCGGCGCCTTCGTGCTGATTCTGGTGAGCGTGATCGGCGTGCAGCTCGAACTGTCGAGCAAGCTCGAGCAGGAGGTCAAGCAGCGCCAGGCTGAAACGCAGCGCCGCAAGACGCTCGAACAGGCGCTCGCCGGACCGCTCGCGGCGGGGCGCGTGACGCTCGTCAATGGCCGCATCGGCATTAGCGGCAACGTGCTGTTCCCGCTGAATTCCGCCCAGCTGCAGCCGGAGGGCCGCGCGCTGCTGAAGAGTCTCGCCGGGCCGCTGTCCGCATATCTGCGCGCGAGCGACCAGATCTTGATGGTGAGCGGCTTCACCGACGATCAACGCCTGCGCGAAGGCAACCGACGCTTCGCCGATAACTGGGAGCTGTCGGCACAACGCGCGTTGACGGTCACGCGCACGCTGATCGACGAGGGCCTGCCGGCGTCGTCGGTATTTGCGGCGGCGTTCGGTTCCGGGCAACCGGTCAGTTCGAATGCCGACGAACCGGGTCGCGCGAAAAACCGCCGCGTCGAAATCGCGCCGGTGCCGCGGCCGTCGAGCGGGGCGGTAGCGGAGAAGGCCGGTGTCTGA
- the mctP gene encoding monocarboxylate uptake permease MctP: MSDLNPVNPVAMTVFIAFFALVTVIGFFAARWKRGDLTQLHEWGLGGRQFGTVISWFLVGGDFYTAYTVIAVPALVYSVGAYGFFALPYTIIVYPFVFAVMPKLWKVAHAKHHITAADYVHGEYGGKWFPAAIALTGIVATMPYIALQLVGMQVVIKGLGVSGELPLIVAFVILALYTYASGLRAPAMIAFVKDIMIYIVVIAAVWLIPVKLGGYGHVFALADAHFQAKGGATGILLKPNQYTAFASLALGSALAAFMYPHTMTAVLSSASAKTVRKNAIFLPAYTVLLGLIALLGYMAIAAGVNVKSASDVVPTLFGTLFPSWFVGFAAAAIAISALVPAAIMSIGAANLFTRNLWRPLVSPNISPAAEAANAKIVSLVVKFGALLFIVFLPTQYAIDLQLLGGVWILQIFPAIVFTLYTRRLNTPGLFLGWLVGIVLGTGLAISQGLKPVYGLHFGHESCPLYIGLIALVANIVVSFAVSAVSPRRAAVTA; this comes from the coding sequence ATGAGCGATCTGAATCCTGTGAACCCGGTGGCGATGACGGTTTTCATCGCGTTCTTCGCGCTCGTCACGGTGATCGGCTTTTTTGCCGCACGCTGGAAACGCGGCGATCTCACGCAGTTGCACGAGTGGGGTCTCGGTGGCCGGCAGTTCGGCACGGTCATTTCGTGGTTCCTCGTCGGTGGCGATTTCTACACCGCCTATACGGTGATCGCGGTGCCCGCGCTGGTCTATTCGGTGGGCGCGTATGGCTTCTTCGCGTTGCCCTACACGATCATCGTTTATCCGTTCGTGTTCGCGGTGATGCCGAAGCTGTGGAAAGTCGCGCACGCCAAGCACCACATCACCGCGGCCGACTACGTACACGGCGAGTACGGCGGCAAGTGGTTCCCGGCGGCCATCGCACTGACCGGCATCGTCGCGACCATGCCGTATATCGCGCTGCAACTGGTCGGCATGCAGGTCGTGATCAAGGGGCTTGGCGTCAGCGGCGAATTGCCGTTGATCGTCGCGTTCGTGATCCTCGCGCTCTATACGTATGCGAGCGGTCTGCGCGCGCCGGCGATGATCGCGTTCGTCAAGGACATCATGATCTATATCGTCGTGATCGCGGCGGTATGGCTGATTCCGGTGAAGCTCGGCGGCTATGGGCACGTGTTCGCACTGGCCGATGCGCACTTCCAGGCGAAGGGCGGCGCGACCGGCATCCTGCTGAAGCCGAATCAGTACACCGCTTTCGCATCGCTCGCGCTGGGCTCGGCGCTTGCCGCGTTCATGTATCCGCATACGATGACGGCGGTGCTGTCGTCGGCGTCGGCAAAGACGGTGCGCAAGAACGCGATCTTCCTGCCTGCCTACACGGTGCTGCTGGGCCTGATCGCGCTGCTCGGCTATATGGCGATCGCCGCGGGCGTGAACGTGAAATCGGCAAGCGACGTGGTGCCGACCCTGTTCGGCACGCTGTTCCCGTCGTGGTTCGTTGGTTTCGCGGCCGCCGCGATTGCGATCAGCGCGCTGGTGCCGGCCGCGATCATGTCGATCGGCGCGGCGAATCTGTTCACGCGTAATCTGTGGCGTCCGCTGGTGTCGCCGAACATCTCACCCGCGGCCGAGGCGGCCAATGCCAAGATCGTCTCGCTGGTCGTCAAGTTCGGTGCGCTGCTGTTCATTGTGTTCCTGCCGACGCAGTACGCGATCGATCTGCAACTACTCGGCGGCGTATGGATTCTGCAGATTTTCCCGGCCATCGTGTTCACGCTGTACACGCGCCGTCTGAACACGCCGGGTCTGTTCCTTGGCTGGCTCGTCGGTATCGTGCTCGGCACCGGCCTCGCGATTTCGCAAGGGCTCAAGCCGGTGTATGGGCTGCATTTCGGCCACGAGAGCTGTCCGCTCTATATCGGCCTGATCGCGCTGGTCGCGAATATCGTCGTGAGCTTCGCGGTGTCGGCAGTGTCGCCGCGACGGGCTGCCGTTACGGCCTGA
- a CDS encoding DUF3348 domain-containing protein: MLQAPQRSALSGPALVRLLARLAEADVAESRQSLADRLSQWLGWTDAIALSSALDGKPPAVAGGARAFGRAEEDECTRVRRSLVSAIASDGLLAGSRRRGSAPSSTPMSAPRAAVDTQADYAVFRHRYLTLQQSMETAIGTLRGRLRGLLATQTPALARLALVDVVMERALGERERTLLGAVPGLLGGYFDRLREGEKTAPAGHAETLPSDAWLDTFRKDMQSVLLAELEVRFQPVEGLLAALRAC; encoded by the coding sequence ATGTTGCAAGCCCCTCAACGCAGCGCCCTCAGCGGGCCCGCGCTCGTTCGCCTACTGGCCCGTCTCGCCGAGGCCGACGTCGCCGAATCGCGGCAATCGCTGGCGGATCGGCTGAGCCAGTGGCTCGGCTGGACCGACGCGATCGCGTTGTCGTCGGCGCTGGACGGCAAGCCGCCGGCCGTCGCCGGTGGCGCGCGTGCGTTCGGCCGCGCGGAAGAGGACGAGTGCACGCGCGTGCGCCGCTCGCTGGTGAGCGCCATCGCGAGCGATGGCCTGCTCGCCGGCTCGCGCCGGCGTGGATCGGCGCCGTCGTCCACCCCCATGTCCGCTCCACGCGCGGCCGTGGACACGCAGGCCGACTACGCGGTATTCCGGCACCGCTATCTCACGCTTCAGCAGTCGATGGAAACGGCGATCGGCACGTTGCGCGGCCGGCTGCGCGGGCTGCTGGCTACGCAAACGCCGGCGCTCGCGCGGCTCGCGCTAGTCGATGTGGTGATGGAGCGTGCGCTAGGCGAGCGCGAGCGGACGCTACTCGGCGCGGTGCCCGGATTGCTCGGCGGGTACTTCGACCGCTTGCGAGAGGGCGAGAAAACTGCGCCCGCCGGCCACGCCGAGACGCTCCCGTCCGACGCGTGGCTCGACACCTTTCGCAAGGACATGCAAAGCGTTTTGCTGGCCGAGCTGGAAGTTCGTTTTCAACCGGTCGAAGGGCTGCTTGCGGCTCTTCGCGCCTGCTAA
- a CDS encoding DUF802 domain-containing protein: MSRYRIDLVVFLAGLAAACWIAVGYAVSNPLAFVVTLLIGTFYVLGALELRRYSQASATLTGALAALSGPPPSLAAFLEPVHPSLRNSVRLRVEGERVALPGPALTPYLVGLLVLLGMLGTLLGMVMTLHGTGLALESASDLQAIRTSLAAPVKGLAFAFGTSIAGVATSAMLGLLSALCRRERLEAAQQLDVKIATTLRVYSQSHQREESLRLLQRQAEATPLLVERLQTMMSALEQQSAASNERQIASLDAFCGRTEAAYLRLAGVIEQSLKDSVAGSAQAAGEALQPVVEATMAGLSRETAALHDAVTQAVQRQLDGMSSGFAATSANVAEICSHALAGHRQASDESAAQQRASVERVAEAFEQRSAALLDAVSARLEATASGMSQAWGDALAQQQSAGDKLAANNEQALARAAATFEQHAVALLSAVGSSHANLQTELTARDEQRLAAWAEALDAMGAKLSDQWQQTGAQAASHQQQICDALAQTARGISAQTQTHASATIAEIDRLVQAAAEAPKAAANLQAELAARDEQRFAAWTEALGAMTAKLSEQWQQTGSQTASRQQQICDALAQTARDISAQTHTHANATIAEIERLVQAASEAPKAAAEVVAELRQKLSDSMVRDTAMLEERSRLLATLETLLDAVNHASTEQRTAVDTLVSTSADLLERVGSRFTEHLEQETGKLGAVAAQVTGSAVEVASLGEAFGAAVGVFGEANDKLVAHLERIETALDKSLARSDEQLAYYVAQAREVVDLSVMSQRQIVEDLQLLAAQRATDGADAV, from the coding sequence ATGTCCAGATATCGTATCGATCTCGTCGTATTTCTCGCAGGGCTCGCCGCGGCGTGCTGGATCGCCGTCGGTTACGCCGTCTCCAATCCGCTTGCGTTCGTCGTCACGCTGCTGATCGGCACCTTCTACGTGCTGGGCGCGCTCGAATTGCGCCGCTACAGCCAGGCGAGCGCGACGCTGACGGGCGCGCTCGCCGCGCTGTCCGGACCGCCGCCAAGCCTCGCCGCGTTTCTCGAACCCGTGCATCCGAGTCTGCGCAATAGCGTGCGGCTGCGCGTCGAAGGGGAGCGCGTCGCGTTGCCGGGCCCCGCGCTGACGCCGTATCTGGTCGGCCTGCTGGTGCTGCTCGGTATGCTCGGCACGCTGCTCGGCATGGTGATGACGCTGCACGGCACCGGCCTTGCGTTGGAGAGCGCGAGCGACCTGCAGGCGATTCGCACATCGCTGGCCGCGCCGGTCAAGGGGCTGGCATTCGCGTTCGGCACGTCGATCGCGGGTGTCGCGACCTCGGCGATGCTCGGGCTGCTGTCCGCGCTGTGCCGCCGCGAGCGGCTCGAAGCGGCGCAACAGCTCGATGTGAAGATCGCGACGACCTTGCGGGTCTACTCGCAGAGCCATCAGCGCGAGGAAAGCCTCCGGCTGCTGCAGCGGCAGGCCGAAGCGACGCCGCTGCTGGTCGAACGTCTGCAGACGATGATGAGCGCGCTCGAACAGCAAAGCGCCGCGTCGAACGAGCGGCAGATCGCGAGCCTCGACGCGTTTTGCGGCCGCACCGAAGCCGCTTATCTGCGCCTGGCCGGTGTCATCGAGCAGTCGCTGAAGGACAGCGTGGCCGGCAGTGCGCAGGCCGCGGGCGAGGCTCTACAGCCGGTCGTCGAAGCGACGATGGCCGGCCTCTCGCGCGAAACCGCCGCGTTGCACGACGCGGTGACGCAAGCCGTGCAGCGCCAGCTCGACGGCATGTCGAGCGGCTTCGCGGCGACCAGTGCGAACGTCGCCGAGATTTGCAGCCACGCGCTCGCCGGACATCGGCAGGCGAGCGACGAGTCGGCCGCGCAGCAGCGCGCTTCGGTCGAACGCGTCGCCGAAGCGTTCGAACAGCGCTCGGCCGCGTTGCTCGACGCCGTGTCCGCGCGGCTCGAAGCGACGGCAAGCGGCATGTCGCAGGCTTGGGGCGACGCGTTGGCACAGCAGCAAAGCGCGGGCGACAAGCTGGCCGCCAACAACGAACAGGCGTTGGCGCGCGCCGCCGCGACGTTCGAGCAGCATGCCGTGGCGTTGCTGAGCGCCGTCGGTAGCTCGCATGCGAACTTGCAGACGGAACTGACTGCGCGCGACGAGCAGCGTTTGGCCGCATGGGCCGAGGCGCTCGACGCGATGGGCGCGAAGCTCAGCGATCAATGGCAGCAGACGGGTGCGCAAGCCGCAAGCCATCAGCAGCAAATCTGCGACGCGCTGGCGCAAACCGCACGCGGTATTTCCGCGCAGACGCAAACGCATGCGAGCGCGACCATCGCCGAAATCGATCGACTGGTACAGGCAGCGGCTGAAGCACCGAAGGCGGCGGCAAACCTGCAAGCCGAACTCGCCGCGCGCGACGAACAGCGCTTCGCCGCGTGGACAGAAGCGCTCGGTGCGATGACCGCGAAGCTCAGCGAACAATGGCAGCAAACCGGCTCGCAAACCGCGAGCCGACAGCAGCAAATCTGCGACGCACTCGCGCAAACCGCGCGCGATATCTCCGCGCAGACGCACACGCATGCCAACGCGACGATCGCCGAGATCGAGCGCCTCGTGCAGGCGGCGTCGGAAGCGCCGAAGGCCGCTGCGGAAGTCGTCGCGGAGTTGCGCCAGAAGCTCTCCGACAGCATGGTCCGCGACACCGCGATGCTGGAGGAGCGCAGCCGTCTGCTCGCCACGCTGGAGACACTGCTCGACGCGGTCAATCATGCGTCGACTGAACAACGCACGGCGGTGGATACGCTGGTCTCGACGTCGGCGGATCTGCTCGAACGTGTCGGCAGTCGCTTCACCGAACATCTCGAGCAGGAGACCGGCAAGCTCGGCGCGGTCGCCGCGCAGGTCACCGGCAGCGCGGTCGAGGTCGCGAGCCTCGGCGAAGCATTCGGCGCGGCCGTCGGCGTGTTCGGTGAAGCGAACGACAAGCTCGTCGCGCACCTCGAACGCATCGAAACGGCGCTCGATAAATCGCTTGCGCGCAGCGACGAACAGCTCGCCTACTACGTCGCGCAGGCGCGTGAGGTGGTCGACCTCAGCGTGATGTCGCAGAGGCAGATCGTCGAAGATCTGCAGTTGCTGGCCGCGCAGCGCGCGACCGACGGAGCCGACGCGGTATGA
- a CDS encoding cache domain-containing protein: MKLKAKIVLLAIVPFLAAIASIETGVRREATALAERQHATTQAAYMASKQIELKHYVELATTAIAPLYEAGGDNARDDALLRTRALAVLEKMDFGEDGYFFVYDMHGRSLMHPREPDLVGRDLWSLRDSRGAPTIQQLLAAAGRGGGYVRYLWHRPSTGKVESKLGYVVPLERWGWMLGTGIYLDDVDSALAHIDAGAAANIGRTMKWIDAIAVAGLAVIALCALVLNVTEYRSADAKLKRLAQQVVESQENERARLSRELHDGISQMMVSVKLLLESALARLERGDARVPAAEAALSTGLTRLGDTLREVRRISHALRPSMLDDLGVAAALEQLTRELGDESGIAIGFTQISHTHAAALPEAVNTMLFRIAQEALTNIVRHAQASSAALALEISRDAVTLTIADNGRGFDVTDAFVGGREGVGLRNMRERLEALGGTLSLNSQPGHTVVAARVPLPTMHATVPPLQELSS; this comes from the coding sequence ATGAAACTCAAAGCCAAGATTGTGCTGCTCGCGATCGTGCCCTTTCTCGCGGCGATCGCCAGCATCGAGACCGGGGTGCGCCGCGAAGCGACGGCGCTCGCCGAGCGGCAGCACGCGACCACCCAGGCCGCGTATATGGCGAGCAAGCAGATCGAACTCAAGCACTACGTGGAACTCGCGACCACCGCGATCGCGCCGCTCTACGAAGCCGGCGGCGACAATGCGCGCGACGACGCGCTGCTGCGCACGCGCGCGCTCGCGGTGCTCGAAAAAATGGATTTCGGCGAGGACGGCTACTTCTTCGTCTACGACATGCACGGCCGCTCGCTGATGCATCCGCGCGAGCCCGACCTGGTCGGCCGCGATCTGTGGTCGTTGCGCGATAGCCGGGGCGCGCCGACGATCCAGCAACTGCTCGCCGCCGCCGGGCGCGGCGGCGGCTACGTGCGCTATCTGTGGCATCGGCCGTCGACCGGCAAGGTCGAGTCGAAACTCGGCTACGTGGTGCCGCTCGAGCGCTGGGGCTGGATGCTCGGCACCGGCATCTATCTCGACGACGTCGACAGCGCGCTCGCGCATATCGACGCCGGGGCCGCGGCCAATATCGGTCGCACGATGAAGTGGATCGACGCGATCGCCGTGGCTGGCCTCGCGGTCATTGCGCTATGCGCGCTCGTGCTGAACGTGACCGAATATCGCAGCGCCGACGCGAAGCTGAAGCGGCTCGCACAGCAGGTCGTCGAGTCACAGGAGAACGAGCGCGCGCGTTTGTCGCGCGAATTGCACGACGGCATCAGCCAGATGATGGTGTCCGTGAAGCTGCTGCTCGAATCGGCGCTCGCGCGGCTCGAACGGGGTGACGCACGCGTGCCCGCCGCCGAGGCCGCGTTGTCCACCGGACTCACGCGGCTCGGCGATACGCTGCGCGAAGTCCGGCGCATTTCGCATGCGCTGCGCCCGTCGATGCTCGACGATCTCGGCGTCGCGGCCGCGCTCGAACAGCTGACGCGCGAACTCGGCGACGAGTCCGGCATCGCGATCGGCTTTACGCAGATCTCGCACACGCATGCGGCCGCCTTGCCCGAGGCGGTCAACACCATGCTGTTTCGCATCGCCCAGGAAGCGCTGACGAACATCGTGCGGCATGCGCAGGCGTCGAGCGCGGCGCTTGCGCTCGAGATTTCGCGTGATGCGGTCACGCTGACGATCGCCGACAACGGCCGCGGCTTCGACGTAACCGACGCATTCGTCGGCGGACGTGAAGGTGTCGGTCTGCGCAACATGCGCGAACGGCTCGAAGCGCTCGGCGGCACCCTGTCGTTGAACTCGCAGCCGGGTCACACCGTCGTCGCCGCGCGCGTGCCGCTGCCGACGATGCATGCGACCGTGCCGCCCCTGCAGGAACTCTCTTCATGA